A single Argentina anserina chromosome 7, drPotAnse1.1, whole genome shotgun sequence DNA region contains:
- the LOC126802269 gene encoding phospholipase A1 PLIP1, chloroplastic yields the protein MAFTPLSVPSSPASTRAIDVFKEQSGLRQSQSSKDLIRRASSIRRSYSDNHLCYCVKPIQAASVQPKLKNSRSTGIFPFQFSSSILPNSVRSFLFDADTSKHMSMAEREMEIEMVDNSGETDEAEGDHEIKRANWVERLVEIRSKWRNRQKKEAGDEDSACQEGEDGDCECGEDSCSVDYSTDEEDGEVTAEFFNRFLVTVPWSDTKQFSQLAFLSNLAYVIPLIKADDLKRYYGLQFVTSSLVKKAEAEELNERLDQDSIRVPVPDEESSSEAATDSEQKHSIHPSVAYEIAASAASYVRSRDMDGGDVENGFRNGDHLQQRDEGGSSPRIYKSEVAASLTASTMTLMVTAGEKVKQETAEDLRSPNTAPCEWFVCDDTSTYTRCFVIQGSDSLASWQANLFFEPTKFEETNVLVHRGIYEAAKGMYEQFMPQIMEHLDRYGERAKLQFTGHSLGGSLSLLVHLMLLTRKFVNPSTLRPVVTFGSPFVFCGGQKILDELGVDENQIHCVMMHRDIVPRAFSCNYPNHVATLLKRLSGSFRSHPCLIKKKMLYSPMGKLFILQPHENSSPPHPLLPVGTALYALDKTKHGFLSSVLRAFLNSPHPLETLSDPTAYGSEGTILRDHDSSNYLKAVNDVLRQHTRMVVGKARRQGNLLWPLLASPSPHTWNHENNLESGILVSKEILTGV from the exons ATGGCATTCACTCCATTATCCGTACCTAGTTCTCCGGCTTCCACTAGGGCTATAGATGTCTTCAAGGAGCAGAGTGGTCTCCGGCAATCACAGTCCAGTAAGGACCTTATCAGACGAGCAAGTAGTATTCGGAGGTCTTATTCTGATAATCATCTTTGCTACTGCGTCAAGCCTATTCAAGCTGCATCAGTGCAACCAAAACTAAAGAACAGCCGGTCTACGGGGATTTTTCCCTTTCAGTTTTCGAGCTCCATTCTCCCAAACTCGGTTAGATCATTTTTATTCGATGCAGACACGAGTAAGCATATGAGCATGGCTGAGAGGGAAATGGAAATTGAAATGGTCGATAACTCTGGGGAGACCGATGAAGCGGAAGGAGATCATGAGATAAAGCGAGCAAATTGGGTGGAGAGGCTTGTGGAGATCAGAAGTAAATGGAGGAATAGACAGAAGAAAGAGGCCGGGGATGAAGATAGTGCTTGTCAGGAAGGTGAAGATGGTGATTGTGAATGTGGAGAAGATAGTTGTTCAGTGGATTATAGTAcagatgaagaagatggagaGGTAACTGCTGAATTTTTCAACAGGTTTTTGGTCACAGTACCATGGTCTGATACCAAGCAATTTTCTCAGCTAGCTTTCTTGAGCAACCTGGCATATGTGATACCACTGATCAAG GCAGATGATTTAAAGAGATATTACGGCCTACAATTTGTAACATCTTCATTAGTAAAGAAAGCAGAGGCAGAGGAACTCAATGAAAGACTCGATCAGGACTCTATTCGCGTACCTGTACCTGATGAAGAATCCAGTTCAGAGGCAGCTACAGACTCTGAGCAAAAGCATTCAATTCATCCATCTGTTGCTTATGAAATCGCAGCTTCAGCAGCGTCTTATGTCCGCTCGCGTGACATGGATGGTGGTGACGTAGAAAATGGATTCAGAAACGGAGACCATTTACAACAACGGGATGAAGGAGGGAGCTCTCCCAGAATTTATAAGTCGGAGGTAGCTGCTTCCTTAACAGCATCAACAATGACACTCATGGTTACAGCAGGGGAAAAAGTAAAACAAGAAACAGCAGAGGACCTACGGTCACCCAACACTGCACCTTGCGAATGGTTTGTGTGTGATGACACCAGTACATATACTCGCTGCTTTGTGATTCAG GGCTCGGACTCCCTTGCATCCTGGCAGGCAAACCTCTTCTTTGAACCCACAAAGTTTGAG GAAACAAATGTACTTGTTCACAGAGGAATCTACGAAGCAGCAAAGGGAATGTATGAGCAATTCATGCCGCAGATAATGGAGCACTTGGATAGATATGGGGAGCGTGCAAAGCTTCAGTTTACTGGCCATTCTCTTGGAGGAAGCCTCTCTCTTCTTGTCCACTTGATGTTACTGACCAGGAAGTTTGTCAACCCCTCCACTCTTAGGCCAGTTGTGACTTTTGGCTCACCATTTGTGTTTTGCGGAGGCCAGAAAATACTAGACGAGTTGGGTGTGGATGAGAACCAAATCCACTGTGTGATGATGCATAGAGATATTGTCCCAAGAGCCTTCTCCTGCAATTATCCTAATCATGTGGCTACACTCCTCAAGCGTTTAAGTGGTTCATTTCGATCACACCCTTGTCTGATAAAAAAG AAAATGTTGTACTCTCCGATGGGCAAACTATTCATTCTTCAACCTCATGAAAACTCATCTCCGCCACACCCTCTTCTGCCCGTGGGGACTGCCCTCTATGCTTTGGACAAAACTAAACATGGGTTTTTGTCAAGTGTCCTTAGGGCTTTCTTAAATTCCCCTCATCCACTAGAAACTTTGAGCGATCCTACAGCTTATGGTTCGGAAGGTACAATCCTACGGGATCATGACTCAAGCAATTATCTAAAGGCTGTGAATGATGTCCTGAGGCAACACACAAGGATGGTTGTTGGCAAAGCTAGGAGACAGGGGAATCTCTTATGGCCGCTACTTGCTTCACCATCTCCACACACATGGAACCATGAAAATAATCTGGAGAGCGGCATATTGGTGTCGAAAGAGATTCTCACTGGAGTTTAA
- the LOC126802259 gene encoding uncharacterized protein LOC126802259 produces the protein MGEHEVWAQPASGVLPNGLLPNEAASVMRVLDSERWSKAEERTAELIACIQPNSPSEERRNAVADYVQRLIKNCFPCQVFTFGSVPLKTYLPDGDIDLTAFSKTQSLKDSWAHQVRDMLENEEKNEKAEFRVKEVQYIQAEVKIIKCLVENIVVDISFNQLGGLCTLCFLEEVDQVINQNHLFKRSIILIKAWCYYESRILGAHHGLISTYALETLVLYIFHVFNNSFAGPLEVLYRFLEFFSKFDWENFCVSLWGPVPISSLPDVTAEPPRKDGGELLLSKSFLTIATRSYAVFPGGQENQGQAFVSKHFNVIDPLRINNNLGRSVSKGNFFRIRSAFAFGAKRLARLLDCAKEDLCFEVNQFFLNTWDRHGSGQRPDAPHNDLTRLRLSNVDHLHGSENRMNKLSSQRNDRSSGRDTQSDGKRGGRSVSSQHGSYPRDSTSWSSDLISVPDSQSQKNHVKMNIVRASDQIRKEINPAPGAHVDKGHGKPDSLINDLHGRFLFSRTRSSPELTDSYSEPSSQGQRNRAPESGKNQTYSTRLDNSRRKNLEVDTLAGHRIRSSADDPTSANHISSQLSSDVMGESNSSYQDDSGLSTVADDFSSISGTQGMHQEEQDLVNIMASSAPHGFNGQVHLPLNLGSDQLPFPIPPSVLASMGYAQRNMGGMFPANFPMMESPWGTNMHFPQGFVPSPLTHYFPGMGLSGLTSNPEESVESGNENFGSMEMNSSETDHDFWHNQERGSTSEFDHDNGGSEMHEADDRQQSTSAGYNSHPSSRIGAAASSMRVQQKSPRESRDSLREDHVDNSQYQDNQGNEVYFDDRVSSRSLSATYTSSARSKTSSESSWEGSSAKVSKSTREKRGRKAALSTAPSTSYGKGKSASEHSSTQADDENKNWNQITTLGSEIVERSTLSQPVDSVLVPRHQMPSFEPSQASGSDSLMPFPVIIGPGSRQRATNDAGPAYFYPTGPPVPFFMVPSYYNLPAESGTSDVSSQLSREDGPERDSGQNFDSAEGNDQPELRLSNSMGVTPIEPSEYKSDILHSDIQSHLKNLNYGRQCQDFPPMVCPSPVMVPPVYSQGRLPWDGPGRPLSANMNVISQLYGPRIVPLSAPHQSVSNRPANVYQRYVDEIPRYRSGTGTYLPNPKVSVRDRHTSSARRGSYNYDRNDHHGDREGNWNANSKSRASGRNHSRSQAEKPNSRVDRMAANESRAERPWSAHRHDSFPSYQSQNGPIRSSTTQSGSTNVAYGMYPLPGMNPNGVSSDGSTMPSLVMIYHYDHNAGYGPPPEDQLEFGSLGPVGFTGLNEVPQLNEGSRMGGVFEEQRFHGGSTQRSSPDQPSSPHIQRGV, from the exons ATGGGCGAACATGAAGTATGGGCACAGCCAGCAAGTGGGGTTTTGCCGAATGGCTTATTGCCCAATGAAGCTGCCTCCGTGATGAGAGTGTTGGATTCGGAGAGATGGTCCAAGGCGGAGGAGAGAACTGCAGAGCTTATTGCCTGCATTCAGCCCAATTCACCCTCAGAAGAACGCCGGAATGCAGTTGCTGATTATGTGCAGAGACTTATCAAGAATTGCTTCCCTTGCCAG GTGTTCACTTTTGGGTCTGTGCCCCTCAAGACTTATTTGCCTGATGGAGATATTGACCTTACTGCCTTTAGCAAGACTCAAAGTTTGAAAGACTCATGGGCCCATCAGGTTCGTGATATGCTGGAGAATGAAGAGAAGAATGAGAAAGCTGAATTTCGTGTCAAAGAGGTTCAATACATCCAAGCCGAA GTAAAGATAATCAAGTGCCTTGTGGAAAACATTGTGGTAGACATATCCTTTAATCAGCTTGGAGGCTTGTGCACCCTTTGTTTCCTTGAGGAG GTCGATCAGGttataaatcaaaatcatttgtTCAAGCGTAGTATTATACTGATAAAGGCCTGGTGTTATTATGAGAGCCGAATACTGGGTGCTCACCATGGACTGATCTCTACCTACGCTTTGGAGACATTGGTTTTATACATTTTCCATGTCTTCAACAATTCCTTTGCTGGACCACTTGAG GTCTTGTATCGGTTTCTAGAATTCTTTAGTAAGTTCGACTGGGAGAACTTTTGTGTAAGCTTGTGGGGTCCGGTGCCGATTAGTTCTCTTCCAGATGTAACTG CTGAACCTCCTCGAAAAGATGGTGGAGAGTTACTATTGAGCAAGTCGTTTTTAACTATTGCTACACGCTCGTATGCTGTTTTCCCTGGAGGTCAAGAAAATCAGGGCCAAGCTTTTGTTTCCAAAcattttaatgttattgatcCTTTGAGAATCAACAACAACCTTGGACGTAGTGTGAGTAAAG GCAACTTCTTTAGGATACGCAGTGCATTTGCATTTGGCGCTAAAAGGCTGGCCAGGTTGCTTGATTGTGCAAAAGAAGATCTGTGTTTTGAAGTAAATCAATTTTTTCTCAACACTTGGGATAGACATGGAAGTGGTCAGCGACCGGATGCACCACATAATGATCTTACGCGCTTGCGACTTTCAAATGTAGACCACTTGCATGGATCTGAGAATCGTATGAACAAATTAAGCAGCCAAAGGAATGATAGATCCTCTGGTCGAGATACTCAAAGTGATGGAAAACGTGGTGGACGTAGTGTTTCCTCTCAGCATGGTAGTTATCCTAGAGATAGCACATCATGGAGCAGTGATTTGATTAGTGTACCTGATAGTCAAAGCCAAAAGAATCATGTTAAAATGAACATTGTGAGGGCCTCTGATCAGATTCGTAAGGAAATCAATCCTGCCCCAGGTGCACACGTGGACAAGGGCCATGGAAAACCTGATAGCTTGATTAATGACCTTCATGGGAGGTTTCTTTTCTCAAGGACACGCTCTAGTCCGGAGCTTACTGATTCATATAGTGAACCTTCCTCCCAAGGTCAGCGAAATAGGGCCCCAGAGAGTGGGAAAAACCAAACATATTCCACAAGGTTGGATAATAGCAGGAGGAAGAACCTTGAGGTTGATACTTTGGCAGGCCACAGAATCAGATCTTCAGCTGATGATCCTACATCTGCTAACCATATTTCATCCCAGCTAAGCTCAGATGTCATGGGTGAGTCAAATAGTAGCTACCAGGATGATTCCGGTTTGAGTACTGTTGCCGATGATTTTTCATCTATTTCGGGGACACAAGGGATGCACCAGGAGGAGCAAGATCTTGTTAACATAATGGCATCTTCTGCACCTCATGGTTTCAATGGACAAGTTCATCTTCCGCTGAACTTGGGTTCAGATCAATTACCATTTCCAATCCCACCTTCTGTTCTTGCTTCGATGGGATATGCTCAGAGGAATATGGGTGGTATGTTCCCTGCAAATTTTCCCATGATGGAGAGTCCTTGGGGAACAAATATGCATTTTCCACAAGGTTTTGTTCCGTCACCTTTAACTCATTACTTCCCTGGCATGGGATTGAGTGGATTGACATCTAATCCTGAAGAATCGGTGGAATCCGGTAATGAAAATTTTGGTTCTATGGAAATGAACTCAAGTGAAACTGATCATGATTTCTGGCACAACCAGGAGAGGGGATCTACTAGTGAATTTGATCATGATAATGGAGGTTCAGAAATGCATGAGGCAGATGATAGGCAACAATCAACTTCAGCTGGTTATAACTCCCATCCGTCATCTCGGATAGGCGCTGCTGCAAGTTCTATGCGAGTTCAACAAAAGTCCCCTAGAGAAAGCAGAGATTCACTGAGGGAAGATCATGTGGATAATTCCCAGTATCAAGACAACCAAGGAAATGAGGTATACTTTGATGACAGAGTGAGTTCGAGGTCTTTGTCTGCCACTTATACTAGTTCTGCAAGAAGCAAGACCTCCTCTGAGAGTTCTTGGGAAGGATCATCAGCAAAAGTGTCAAAGTCAACAAGAGAAAAACGGGGTAGAAAAGCTGCTCTGTCAACAGCTCCATCTACCTCATATGGGAAAGGTAAGAGTGCGTCTGAACATTCTTCTACTCAGGCAGatgatgaaaacaaaaattggaATCAGATAACAACTTTAGGTTCTGAAATAGTAGAAAGAAGCACACTATCCCAACCGGTTGATTCGGTGCTTGTTCCAAGACATCAAATGCCTAGTTTTGAACCATCTCAAGCAAGTGGATCAGATTCGCTGATGCCTTTCCCAGTGATCATAGGGCCCGGCTCTCGTCAGAGAGCTACAAATGATGCTGGTCCTGCCTATTTTTATCCTACGGGACCTCCAGTTCCATTCTTTATGGTACCATCATATTACAATCTCCCAGCAGAGTCAGGAACTTCAGATGTATCAAGTCAATTAAGTAGGGAAGATGGACCTGAAAGGGATTCTGGTCAGAACTTTGATTCAGCTGAAGGAAATGATCAACCTGAGTTAAGACTTTCGAACTCCATGGGGGTTACTCCTATTGAGCCATCAGAGTATAAATCTGACATCCTTCACAGTGACATTCAAAGCCATCTCAAGAATTTGAATTATGGACGGCAGTGCCAAGATTTTCCACCAATGGTTTGCCCTTCGCCTGTTATGGTGCCCCCTGTCTACTCGCAAGGGCGATTGCCTTGGGATGGTCCTGGGAGACCTCTCTCAGCCAATATGAATGTCATCTCTCAGCTTTATGGCCCCCGTATAGTTCCTCTATCTGCACCTCACCAGTCTGTTTCTAACAGACCTGCTAATGTGTATCAACGCTATGTTGATGAGATTCCAAGATACCGCAGTGGCACAGGAACCTACCTTCCAAATCCT AAGGTTTCTGTAAGGGATCGGCATACTTCAAGTGCAAGAAGGGGGAGTTACAATTATGACAGAAATGATCACCATGGTGATAGAGAAGGGAACTGGAATGCCAACTCAAAGTCGCGAGCTTCTGGGCGCAACCACAGTCGCAGCCAAGCTGAGAAGCCAAATTCAAGAGTAGACCGTATGGCAGCTAATGAGAGCCGTGCTGAGAGGCCATGGAGCGCACATAGACATGACTCATTCCCTTCATATCAATCTCAAAATGGTCCTATCAGGTCAAGCACTACACAGAGTGGTTCCACTAATGTGGCATATGGCATGTATCCACTACCAGGCATGAATCCCAATGGGGTGTCATCAGATGGATCTACCATGCCCTCTCTTGTCATGATATATCATTATGATCATAATGCTGGCTATGGGCCACCTCCAGAAGACCAGCTGGAGTTCGGTTCTCTTGGACCAGTGGGTTTCACAGGTTTGAATGAAGTTCCACAGTTAAATGAAGGGAGTCGGATGGGTGGGGTATTTGAGGAACAAAGATTTCATGGTGGCTCTACTCAACGATCTTCTCCTGATCAGCCTTCATCACCACACATCCAAAG GGGAGTATGA